From the genome of Clavelina lepadiformis chromosome 2, kaClaLepa1.1, whole genome shotgun sequence:
AATAATACGAATTGTTTAAGCAAAATAAGATTTCcatgttttgacaaaattattTGCGTAAAAATGCATGAGGTGAAATGCATGAAGTATTCCGTATAACGCGAGTACAAACTATGTTGATCACAAATGTAGTTGctgattgaaaacatttgggATAAAACAGAAAGAGTTCACAGGATGAACTTCATAGTCCACAACTGCACTgtagtaatttaaaaaacaaacaatgatagATAATGGGGTAAAAGACAAAACAACCAATGTAGAATTTATCGAAAAATATTTCGAAGAATTTATGCAACGAAAACTACCAATTTTAACAATACAAATTCTCAACGTGGTTATATTATATAAGCTATctatgacaaaataaacaagacatagaaataatagaagtatGCAAGTTCTTGTAAGTCAATTTCTATGAGTTGTTGATTTCATCATAAGGCCCTTCAACATTTTCATATCTTCTTGGGCCGTTCTGTTGTCCAtgattttaaagcaaaaattaatagaaatataattatgaaatcatatttttactttagctttgatttttatgaattAGTTCAACGACTTCAGTTTAATTTCTCACCTCAGTATGAGCACGTGGAgcaataatgacgtcatcataagCACCTTCAATATTCTCATATCTTCTTGAACTACTTGATGCATTTCCTTGATTGTTCGACTCAGCATTGGATTCCTCCCCGTTCACGACAACGTAACATGCATTGTCTGAGTAATAAAGTGTTCAGTTGGgcactttttacttttgtttggtGTTATTTCTATGTTACAGTATTTGTTACCTCCACAATAAACATCATACTGTGGTATTAAGCTGTTATTTGTATAActcataaaaattgtaaataaggtAATTTACCAGTTTCAAGCTGAGAATTTGAAGCTCTGTTTCTCtgcaaaattgaaacaaagtaAGATTCAAGCAGCTGCAATCAATGCTGCTGCgttacatttaaaataaaacaggaaTTACCAAGTGACCAGTTGTGCTTCCATTAGCTGCAAGATATCCATTTTCATCTGCAGATTTATAAACGCAAAAAATAGTTTATAATTCTTACAAAAACAGTCATGAAGATTACGAAACTCGTTAACCTTTATCATATTACTATTCaattcaaaatgaaaaatttactcCAGCTTTTGAATAAATGACGCAAATATGAGAAAGGTTGCaaaattgcaatttgcaaTTCCTGCAAAAACAATCATGAAGATTTTGAAACTCATAAATCTAACTGTTTACTTTCCTAATTTGAATAGATGACAATAATTCACTTGAAAATTCTTCATGGAAAAATTTCGTGTTACTTAATATTTCTATAGAACAATCAGTCAGAGCAAATATTATGAGGTCATACCTTCAGCTGGACCAACTACTTCATAATTCCTTTGGTCATTTGAGTTAATCTGTGATCATTTATAACTTTAATTAGATTTCAAAACAGATGAAGCCATTCAATGTATAATAAATTgttacaataaacatttccattataatatgtacaaaaattttgattacttGGGTTGAATTATTTGCATCAACATCAATGTAACCGGGTTGAtctggaaaaataaacaatgtttATAAGTAACATGAGCATATGCAtatataaaagcaaataaaaacgtaACTTCCAACATTAACTAGACctaaacagaaataaaaacacgAACAAATGAGCAAATCTTGATTAAATagctttgaaaacaaatgaaCATTTTTGACACCATTTCATGAAAACATTTCCAAAGTTATTCGAAGCATTAGTTGTGGCCTAAAGAATAATGGCACCTGTCAATATGCGGTTGCCACTGACAGTAGGATACATTTCATTAGACTGACTTCCATCTGTGTAAATACCAAGAATACAGTGAAAAGAATTTATAAACTaacgaaaaaaagttttttaaaacattgacCAAAAACAACGTACATTTAAGATAGTCACAAACTGCAAATggagataaaataaaaacaattttggaatataaatataaaaacctAAGTTCCAAGAATGCcagtttcaacaaaataatgaaacaaatccaaaaaaataaaccaacttTTCTTCTGAGGTCCTCTTCTCCATCTATAAACACCATAACCAGCTGCACATAAAATGATCACCACAACACCAGCAATAATACCAGCAATTGCACCAGTGGAGAGACCAGAAGTGCCAGGTGGTTCTCCATTGTCATTTGTATTGTCCACAACTTCAATGTGAAAGAGTAAAACACTATTCGAGAATAAACTTCCGCTTGAAGATTTCACGGTGAGCTCGTAACTTCCATTGTCTGAATTTGTTACCTGTAGCGATtatagtatttttattttgatgtcaTTAACGTGACGACCAGCAGTAATCTACGAGTTGGAATTGTAAGTGCTGCAGATGATAGCTTGCTTCAGCTCAAAGCTTATCGTTAACTACTGTTAGGAAGGgctatataattattaatgcACAGCTCAAGTCAGTTAGTTACcaattattaattaaattatcaatgCACACTTTTTTCATGAAAAGACTGATTACAGTATTGTTAAACTGATGcagtaaatttaataaaagtagaaatttgtaatgaatttaataatttagCTGTAAGCCAATAACCTTGCAAtgtaagttaaatttgtaattaCTCTGTTACTTCAACAATAAACTTACAGAGTAGACTTATTTCCTATGTCTACCCCAGAATTTTACCTAGAGTTTCCTAGCAAACTTAGTCcataagaacaaaaaaattttatttcataagttttaataaattaattcaaCTGTATCTGTACATGGTCGTTGGTTTACAAGATTGCACAAAACTTATGTCATTACTTACTTGTGTTCGAGTGAATGTGAAAGTTTGTTGGCCTTGGTCACCAGTTGATTGTATAGTCATTGAACCATCACTTGCCACTGATGATCCTGGTGAATAAATCGGTCAAATTAACTAATAACATGAAACCAGTACTAACGGCATAGTGCTAAACTACTTAGAAGTTGCTTTGGTGATGTCACCTCCAgactcaaaatgttgattattACAGCAAAGCGTAAATCAAAACTTTCAATACTGTCTTCATAACTATTTGactaatttttagaaaatttgtattttggtttttctgtaaaaaaggTTTCAAGTTAAGCAATAACTTTTTTGCTTAGTGGTTTAagagtaaattaaaaatgccCTTGATTTTGAGGTATTTCAACCTGTGAGATCCTAAAAAGCATAATCTTTAAACTCAAGATAACTTTATAATAAAGACCTGTTCAACACATCAAAGTACTGTAAGTACAGGTCGCAAATAGCTCTTGTTGAGTTCACCACATACTGATAAATAAATGACCATAGAAatcaagtcaaaatttaccatttttgcTCAATGATACAAATTGGGAGTTTGGATTTGAGAAAAACACAACAGAGCAGATTCCAGTTTCATTCAAATTCCAGTTACAAGTTGGAATTTTATCATCCTGTGTTGCAGCGTCTGGAAATACAAACTTTAGTTTTATTGGGCAAGATCATTAAAATTTAGATATGAAAAACAGGTTTATGTTAAAAATCTGGTTTATAAAACATAGTTACTTTTGCAAGCTATTACAGTGAAATTAGcccattaaaaaattaaaatcttttttaataaaaagtttaaaacatctACTTCATTGTATAAAAGCATGCACatgtaaaattaaatgttGATTGCATATGCTACacattgatataattaatgtaaagGTAAATATGCATCTAATTTGATTTTCTAAACATCACTCATTCAAACCAATTACAAAGCAACCCATGGATAGAAAATGTACAGGtttaataaaagcaaatgCCAATGAAACATCAGCAATAATTATCAAAAAGCTTTAATAatcaaaatgtacaaaaaacaACTTCAATTTACTTTGTTCTATTTAAATAGTCTTTAAAGAAATGATTCCAGTTATATCGCTACAACTGTTATGCATGTAAATTCCAAGTTCATACATCTACATTACACAAAGAAGTAGATCACACTAAATTAAACTTCCAATTAATGAACAGCAAACAATTCAAACATTACAGCAACATCTTTTGACAAACATTATAACACTTCATCAGAACTCACATATAACATTGAGGTAAATAGCTGCATTAAAGCTTCCAAATTGATCATTTGTGTTGCAGATATAATCTCCAGTGTCAAAACGTGTTACAGaggaaaacaattttgaagacTGAGATACCATTGTGTTGTCTGGTAGCTTTATGAGGTATGCGGTGCTCAATTCATTTTCATATGAAACACTGCAAGAGATGATGATGCTTTCTCCAAGATAAGTTGTTGAGTTGATGCTGCCATCATTTGCAACATTGTTGCCACTGACATTGAACTGAACTTGTCCTGAAAAAAAACTAGCAATTTTAGGCAAGATCAAAAACCAGCATAACACAAAACTCAGCACAGCACAGCAAACACAACACAGCGAAGTGCCTTTCGTTGCACTCACTCTCAGCAGGAATCACATCAACAGTTTGCTCTGCACTTG
Proteins encoded in this window:
- the LOC143445777 gene encoding uncharacterized protein LOC143445777, which produces MQKHLELSLSVILQTAVMIQGQSISPLTTPYPVQATNSTVVITATASPPSSVISSGGNWIVDWRYNGTRVAQAGYVPYPDVDSAADSSIYSSRINISAVAMSASNFTTQLTIAQLRAEEDGYQVELGGIGIGFDSQPIVLDIRDCNSSLPYDVIVDTTSRIFNSPGKFACSNGGNLFYSNGIILTSSDTTCLASAEWSDQDNLQCWTAPNVTLASSSIEGNKLIVIEGANLSLTCNYNDVIPEGSTSRLYIGGNNYNRTQGERFILSSLQRSDNNKVISCQAVTPYTGAYPASGKSMEYIVDVLYLSLSVVNTIQISQYVIESSKSNYLLRSDQQLTMNCTPSDANPPATCSWQLCSDSRCQILTSDGVCLISVDLNASSNVTCNAENVVGNISSAEQTVDVIPAERQVQFNVSGNNVANDGSINSTTYLGESIIISCSVSYENELSTAYLIKLPDNTMVSQSSKLFSSVTRFDTGDYICNTNDQFGSFNAAIYLNVIYAATQDDKIPTCNWNLNETGICSVVFFSNPNSQFVSLSKNGSSVASDGSMTIQSTGDQGQQTFTFTRTQVTNSDNGSYELTVKSSSGSLFSNSVLLFHIEVVDNTNDNGEPPGTSGLSTGAIAGIIAGVVVIILCAAGYGVYRWRRGPQKKNGSQSNEMYPTVSGNRILTDQPGYIDVDANNSTQINSNDQRNYEVVGPAEDENGYLAANGSTTGHLRNRASNSQLETDNACYVVVNGEESNAESNNQGNASSSSRRYENIEGAYDDVIIAPRAHTENGPRRYENVEGPYDEINNS